Proteins encoded by one window of Tunturibacter psychrotolerans:
- a CDS encoding LysR family transcriptional regulator, whose amino-acid sequence MDKFDAMQVFVRVIEKGSFSAVAKERGIGQPAVSKQISALEDELGTELIHRTSRSISLTEAGRDFFESSLRILDDFESATSRIGRGQTAPKGLIRITVPPTFARLHMVSKLPAFFAAYPDMAVEMAASESPTTIVEDGFDLAIHSGDLPDSTLVARRFAQTIIILVATPQYLTRYGAPESPEDLGNHRGIVFTERGTVKPWSFGSGQNAKRVIPNGVFRTSDIEQMRMGVLEHLGIAQAPAWLFAAELREGTVIRLLTPFERTVPILAVRPASRRISTKVRVFIEHLEKTFALCSQFNPRSSESTTSAPSPSRTSRIAVK is encoded by the coding sequence GTGGACAAATTTGACGCAATGCAGGTGTTCGTCCGGGTGATTGAAAAAGGGAGCTTCTCTGCTGTCGCGAAAGAACGTGGCATCGGTCAGCCTGCCGTTAGCAAACAGATCTCCGCCCTCGAAGACGAGCTCGGCACCGAGCTGATTCACCGCACCTCTCGTTCCATCTCATTAACTGAGGCCGGTCGTGACTTCTTCGAGTCTTCTTTGCGCATTCTCGACGACTTTGAAAGCGCAACCTCACGAATCGGTCGAGGCCAGACCGCGCCGAAGGGTCTTATCCGAATTACCGTCCCTCCCACCTTTGCCCGTCTCCACATGGTGTCGAAACTCCCAGCGTTTTTCGCCGCCTACCCCGACATGGCAGTCGAGATGGCCGCGTCCGAGAGTCCCACAACCATCGTCGAAGACGGGTTCGATCTCGCTATCCACTCAGGCGATCTGCCAGACTCTACTCTGGTCGCACGAAGATTTGCTCAGACGATCATCATTCTCGTTGCCACTCCTCAATACCTCACACGCTACGGCGCCCCGGAGTCGCCAGAAGATCTCGGCAACCATCGAGGGATCGTCTTCACCGAACGCGGCACGGTGAAGCCTTGGAGCTTTGGCTCTGGACAAAACGCGAAGCGCGTTATCCCGAACGGCGTCTTTCGAACCAGCGATATCGAACAGATGAGGATGGGTGTCCTTGAGCACCTTGGGATCGCCCAGGCACCCGCGTGGCTCTTCGCTGCAGAGCTCAGAGAAGGTACTGTCATCCGACTTCTCACGCCCTTTGAGCGAACGGTCCCAATCCTGGCCGTCAGGCCGGCTAGCCGCCGTATCTCGACCAAAGTACGCGTCTTCATCGAGCATCTTGAGAAGACGTTCGCTCTTTGTTCCCAGTTCAACCCGCGATCCAGCGAATCCACAACATCTGCTCCTTCACCGAGCAGAACCTCTCGCATCGCAGTAAAGTAG